In Desulfatirhabdium butyrativorans DSM 18734, one genomic interval encodes:
- a CDS encoding response regulator has translation MKPKALVVDNDFFFVEFLSDLLEKRGYAVIKAYDGKEGITRLREEAVDLMFVDIIMPRIDGKQLIQFTRNLFPEKSFPIIALSGSLIETIEDVQKIGADYYIAKGPIETMAEHIGRFLDKLEKRAASDAPPEIMETARMFPRQSTAELVEMMDFQEGIVESVGVGILVVDKDAKIIRVNAPSLRILKKSIESLLNRHIGSVFPEAAYARLVTAMKAAARNPEKSATAFQVADDNIHWRVIVSIHRVAQKPVGWIVVVEDVSLWEEQASKTG, from the coding sequence ATGAAACCGAAAGCGCTGGTGGTAGACAACGATTTTTTCTTCGTCGAGTTTCTCTCCGATCTTCTTGAAAAACGAGGGTATGCCGTGATCAAGGCCTACGACGGCAAGGAAGGGATCACCCGGCTTCGGGAAGAGGCCGTGGATCTCATGTTTGTCGATATCATCATGCCCAGGATCGACGGTAAACAGCTCATTCAGTTCACGAGAAATCTGTTTCCGGAAAAGTCTTTTCCAATCATCGCCCTGTCCGGATCGCTCATCGAGACCATCGAAGATGTCCAGAAAATCGGGGCGGATTATTATATCGCCAAGGGGCCGATCGAAACCATGGCGGAGCATATCGGCCGGTTTCTGGATAAGCTCGAAAAGCGGGCGGCTTCGGATGCCCCGCCGGAAATCATGGAAACCGCACGGATGTTTCCCCGCCAATCCACGGCAGAGCTTGTCGAAATGATGGATTTTCAGGAGGGGATCGTTGAAAGTGTCGGTGTGGGCATCCTGGTGGTGGACAAAGACGCCAAGATCATCCGGGTGAATGCGCCGAGCCTGCGAATTCTGAAAAAATCCATCGAATCGTTGTTGAACCGCCATATCGGCTCCGTGTTTCCCGAAGCGGCCTATGCGCGTCTGGTTACAGCCATGAAAGCTGCAGCAAGGAATCCGGAAAAAAGCGCCACCGCTTTCCAGGTTGCGGATGACAACATCCATTGGCGGGTGATCGTCTCCATTCATCGGGTAGCCCAGAAACCCGTCGGCTGGATTGTCGTGGTGGAGGATGTTTCGCTATGGGAAGAACAAGCCTCAAAAACCGGCTGA
- a CDS encoding ATPase, T2SS/T4P/T4SS family, whose product MNTSPQFDPSVVPAKMHEAVVYHEMGLYEESLRICNELLLHAKSIEPARVEEILKRSADARRRIQEMEAEPSVNGSVSSREMAILQQQLQQETRTEDILESASALFELGLFAQASAEYEKAFRKEPGTPRILRIYFDCLLKWMTPKKATESLLPVILESSETNASKVAQMVVLAEELEVRDHRDQALELLKTAMQLDPANAAIDEKIRSYLAQATPGSRYDVLINKRLISPAQLQKALVIAQKSRKSVETVLIEEFQIPKPEIGESLSRYYGCPFRSFDPQANLPKEISRSLKKSFLLHDMWVPVNWSNNTIEILVDDPKDIRKTDHIKALIKIQQIHLCVGIREDIERFIHLLFDESAVSAAEESIDLERLIPDIAFDEEREPEEELAILDENASQVVRLVDQILVTAYRSGVSDIHIEPSDVTKKTGIRFRMDGVCQEYLKVPNTMAKGLLSRIKILANLDISERRLPQDGKIVFRRKGVPPFELRVATIPTAGGWEDAVLRILAKAGAMPLDKMGLNERNLGILKKIVAQPYGLILVVGPTGSGKTTTLHAALGYINKPGTKIWTAEDPVEITQAGLRQVEVKPRIGLDFARVMRSFLRADPDVIMIGEMRDEETASIGIEASLTGHLVFSTLHTNSAPETVTRLLDMGMNPLNFSDAFLGVLAQRLVRTLCRQCKQAYHPDAAEFQEIVDEYGREDFQKTGIVYSPDLVLYRPNGCEACSGSGYKGRMGIHELMEGTKEIKRLIKIKAPTEELLERAKSEGMSTLKQDGILKVLQGLTDIREVRRVCIA is encoded by the coding sequence GTGAACACTTCTCCGCAATTTGATCCTTCGGTGGTTCCGGCCAAGATGCATGAGGCCGTTGTCTACCACGAAATGGGGTTGTATGAGGAAAGCCTGAGGATATGCAACGAACTGCTCCTGCATGCCAAATCGATCGAACCGGCGCGGGTCGAAGAAATCCTCAAAAGGTCTGCCGATGCGAGACGACGGATTCAGGAAATGGAAGCTGAGCCTTCCGTAAACGGCAGTGTTTCATCCCGGGAAATGGCGATTTTGCAGCAGCAGCTGCAACAGGAAACCCGAACGGAGGACATTCTGGAGAGTGCATCCGCATTATTCGAACTGGGACTGTTTGCCCAGGCGAGTGCAGAGTATGAGAAGGCGTTTCGAAAAGAACCCGGAACACCCCGGATATTGCGCATCTATTTCGATTGCCTGCTGAAATGGATGACCCCAAAAAAGGCGACTGAAAGCCTCTTGCCGGTCATCCTGGAATCTTCGGAGACCAATGCATCCAAGGTGGCCCAGATGGTGGTGCTGGCTGAGGAGCTCGAAGTCAGGGATCACAGGGATCAGGCGCTGGAACTTCTGAAAACCGCCATGCAGCTCGATCCGGCCAATGCGGCCATCGATGAGAAGATCCGGAGCTATCTTGCGCAGGCAACCCCGGGCTCACGTTACGATGTACTGATCAACAAACGGCTGATCAGCCCGGCGCAATTGCAGAAGGCCCTGGTGATTGCCCAGAAATCCCGGAAAAGCGTCGAAACCGTCCTGATCGAAGAGTTTCAGATCCCCAAACCGGAAATCGGAGAGTCCCTTTCCCGGTATTATGGCTGCCCTTTCCGGTCTTTCGATCCGCAGGCGAACCTGCCCAAGGAAATATCGCGCAGTCTCAAGAAATCCTTCCTGCTGCACGATATGTGGGTGCCGGTGAACTGGTCGAACAATACCATCGAAATTCTGGTGGATGATCCGAAAGACATTCGCAAGACCGATCATATCAAGGCCCTGATCAAAATCCAGCAAATCCATCTCTGTGTCGGCATCCGGGAGGATATCGAACGGTTCATCCACCTCCTTTTCGATGAAAGCGCCGTTTCTGCGGCAGAGGAAAGCATCGATCTGGAACGGCTGATTCCGGATATTGCCTTCGACGAAGAGAGAGAGCCGGAGGAAGAGCTCGCCATACTCGATGAAAATGCGAGCCAGGTTGTCCGGCTGGTGGACCAGATTCTGGTGACGGCCTATCGAAGCGGCGTATCGGATATTCATATCGAGCCTTCCGATGTCACCAAGAAGACCGGGATTCGTTTCCGTATGGACGGGGTCTGCCAGGAGTATCTGAAAGTGCCGAACACCATGGCCAAAGGGCTGCTTTCCCGTATCAAGATATTGGCCAATCTCGATATATCCGAAAGACGGCTGCCGCAGGATGGCAAGATCGTCTTCAGGCGAAAAGGTGTTCCACCCTTCGAGCTGCGGGTGGCCACCATCCCAACGGCCGGCGGCTGGGAGGATGCCGTACTGCGCATTCTCGCCAAGGCAGGCGCCATGCCGCTCGACAAGATGGGCTTGAACGAGCGCAATCTGGGCATTCTGAAAAAAATCGTGGCTCAGCCCTATGGCCTGATTCTGGTGGTTGGCCCGACGGGTTCCGGTAAAACCACGACCCTGCATGCGGCGCTGGGCTATATCAACAAGCCGGGAACCAAGATATGGACAGCCGAGGATCCGGTGGAAATCACCCAGGCAGGGCTTCGGCAGGTTGAGGTCAAGCCGCGGATCGGGCTCGATTTTGCGCGGGTGATGCGCTCGTTTCTGCGGGCCGATCCCGATGTCATCATGATCGGTGAAATGCGGGACGAAGAAACCGCCTCGATCGGGATCGAAGCATCCCTGACGGGTCATCTGGTATTTTCCACGCTGCACACGAACAGTGCGCCCGAAACCGTCACCCGGCTGCTCGACATGGGAATGAACCCGCTGAATTTTTCGGATGCCTTTCTCGGCGTGCTTGCCCAACGGCTGGTTCGTACCCTCTGCCGCCAGTGTAAACAGGCATACCATCCCGATGCGGCCGAATTCCAGGAAATCGTGGATGAATATGGCCGGGAGGATTTTCAGAAGACCGGGATCGTCTATTCTCCGGATCTGGTGCTCTACCGGCCGAACGGGTGCGAGGCCTGTTCGGGAAGCGGGTATAAGGGAAGGATGGGAATTCACGAATTGATGGAAGGAACCAAGGAAATCAAGCGTCTGATCAAGATCAAAGCGCCTACGGAGGAACTGCTCGAAAGGGCGAAGTCCGAAGGCATGAGCACACTCAAACAAGACGGCATTCTCAAGGTCCTTCAAGGCCTGACCGATATCCGGGAGGTCCGCCGTGTCTGTATCGCTTGA
- a CDS encoding GTP-binding protein, with amino-acid sequence MAFINMKHREVQAKIVYYGPGRGGKTTNLEYIYQQFRDRIPSEMVSIKTHGDRTLFFDFMPFDVGKIRGYDVRIQLYTVPGQAKYDATRRLVLKGVDGIVFVADSLAVQRERNIESFQNMLDHLAGHKKSIQDIAFVIQYNKRDLENQGIPMLSIEQLDADLNPRKNIPTFPASALKGINVVVTLKKIIAMTMTNLNRSLT; translated from the coding sequence TTGGCCTTCATCAACATGAAACATCGCGAAGTTCAAGCGAAAATCGTTTACTACGGACCGGGAAGGGGTGGGAAAACCACCAATCTCGAATACATATACCAGCAGTTTCGAGACCGTATTCCATCCGAGATGGTCAGCATTAAAACCCATGGGGACCGGACGCTGTTTTTCGATTTCATGCCCTTCGATGTCGGCAAGATCCGGGGCTATGACGTCCGGATTCAACTTTACACGGTTCCGGGGCAGGCGAAGTACGATGCGACCCGCAGGCTCGTGCTGAAAGGGGTGGACGGGATCGTTTTTGTGGCCGATTCGCTGGCCGTGCAGCGGGAACGCAACATCGAATCGTTTCAGAACATGCTCGATCACCTTGCCGGTCACAAGAAATCGATCCAGGACATTGCGTTCGTGATACAATACAACAAGCGGGATTTGGAAAACCAGGGTATCCCGATGCTCTCCATCGAGCAACTGGATGCTGATCTGAACCCCCGGAAGAACATTCCCACTTTCCCCGCTTCTGCGCTGAAGGGAATCAATGTGGTGGTCACCCTCAAGAAAATCATCGCCATGACGATGACAAACCTGAACCGGTCACTGACATAG
- a CDS encoding roadblock/LC7 domain-containing protein yields MAKGRGMIMTREKDAVTLDEYAMGEEQIGQIEGVLDRLVAIGVHCVMVIDMAGNIVAIRDNGKTRINVYSLAALAAANFGAVEAMAKLVGEEEFSLLFHKGAQESLHFLKINPDLLMLTIFGPEMTLGLLRIKSSETAAHIRSIWLR; encoded by the coding sequence ATGGCAAAAGGGAGAGGGATGATCATGACCCGGGAAAAGGATGCGGTGACCCTGGACGAATATGCTATGGGAGAAGAACAGATCGGCCAGATCGAGGGGGTGCTCGATCGTCTGGTGGCCATCGGCGTTCATTGTGTCATGGTGATCGATATGGCGGGAAACATCGTCGCCATTCGGGACAACGGGAAGACCCGCATAAATGTCTATTCCCTGGCCGCCCTGGCTGCCGCCAATTTTGGAGCGGTGGAGGCCATGGCCAAACTGGTCGGGGAAGAGGAGTTTTCGCTGCTGTTTCACAAAGGCGCCCAGGAATCGCTGCATTTTCTGAAAATCAACCCGGATTTGCTGATGCTGACGATTTTCGGACCGGAAATGACCCTGGGCCTGTTGCGGATCAAGTCGAGCGAGACGGCAGCCCATATTCGAAGCATCTGGCTGAGATAG
- a CDS encoding ABC transporter permease yields the protein MIGLFETMKGRGGAFSDRRTSDRIIVLPFRKSVEIAVKSIQARFFRSMITTVSLVLAVAFLSFTDSDLTILNSLLATGKPELRQAILRAGYDIQADASAVQKIGSSPKQRWILFLSFLACVVGIVNSQLMAVTERFREIGTMKCLGALDRFILRLFLLEAGIQGAIGAVMGAVIGIVASLANGVLRFGYPAWTGLNWLDIGQSLVVSTGFGCLMSLLGVLYPAWVAARMAPVEAMRVEN from the coding sequence ATGATCGGACTGTTTGAAACAATGAAGGGCAGGGGCGGCGCATTTTCGGATCGTCGGACATCCGATCGAATCATCGTATTGCCCTTCAGAAAATCGGTTGAAATCGCTGTCAAAAGTATTCAGGCACGTTTTTTCAGATCGATGATTACGACCGTCTCTCTGGTTCTTGCCGTGGCGTTTCTGAGTTTTACCGATTCGGATCTGACGATCCTCAACAGTCTGCTTGCGACAGGCAAGCCTGAGCTCCGGCAGGCGATCCTGCGGGCGGGCTATGATATTCAGGCGGATGCGTCGGCTGTCCAGAAAATCGGCAGTAGCCCCAAGCAGCGATGGATCCTTTTTTTATCGTTTCTGGCATGTGTTGTCGGTATCGTCAATTCTCAGCTGATGGCCGTCACCGAGCGGTTCCGTGAAATCGGCACCATGAAATGCCTGGGCGCACTGGATCGGTTCATCCTGCGGCTGTTTTTGCTCGAAGCGGGGATTCAGGGAGCGATCGGAGCCGTGATGGGGGCTGTGATCGGCATTGTGGCGAGTCTTGCGAATGGTGTGCTGCGTTTTGGATATCCGGCATGGACGGGTTTGAACTGGCTGGATATTGGGCAGTCGCTGGTTGTGTCGACGGGTTTCGGGTGTCTGATGAGCCTTTTGGGTGTGCTGTATCCTGCATGGGTGGCCGCCAGAATGGCGCCGGTAGAGGCCATGCGGGTAGAAAACTGA
- a CDS encoding multiheme c-type cytochrome, which translates to MIVLMIFMVILSPEYPVSAGEIPVSEATRQCLDCHESLHPGIVSDWKNSRHALVTPKQAIDVKDRNRKIITQIVPDALMETTVGCAECHTLNADAHRDTVSHNGFDIHPVVTPRDCAVCHTTERDQYNDNIMSHAYRNLADNAVYRDLQRSMLSPAQLKPAESAASALGTEAVACYYCHGTKMEVTGSVSRDTDMGEMAFPVISGWPNNGVGRVNPDGSLGACTACHPRHAFPQAVARKPATCKECHNGPDVPAYKVYDASKHGNIAAAMQGKWNMGSSPWVIGKDFTAPTCAGCHISLLVSEDGNVVAERTHRMNNRLAWRIFGLPYPHPQPILPDVTVIRNADGQPLPTDLGGGIAKTYLIDQKEQRKRTETMQTICRACHGTSWVSGHWQRFEGTIQRTHSLTKTATDMMVEIWKRKLAKGAPESLFDEPIEKLWSGLWLYDANNIRFTAAMAGGGDYAVFAEGYAPLSKRLAEMAEWISKQPVKTK; encoded by the coding sequence TTGATTGTTCTGATGATTTTCATGGTGATTTTATCCCCGGAATACCCCGTATCGGCCGGTGAAATTCCTGTCAGTGAGGCGACGCGACAATGTCTCGATTGCCACGAGAGTCTTCATCCCGGCATCGTTTCGGACTGGAAGAACAGCCGGCATGCTCTCGTCACCCCCAAACAGGCGATCGATGTCAAGGATCGCAACCGGAAAATCATCACCCAGATTGTTCCGGATGCGCTGATGGAAACGACCGTCGGTTGCGCCGAGTGCCACACATTGAATGCGGATGCCCATCGGGATACGGTCAGCCACAATGGCTTCGATATTCACCCGGTCGTGACTCCCCGCGACTGCGCCGTGTGCCATACGACGGAGAGGGATCAATACAACGACAACATCATGTCACATGCCTATCGCAACCTGGCGGATAATGCCGTGTACCGGGATTTGCAGCGTTCCATGCTCTCTCCCGCCCAGTTGAAACCTGCCGAAAGTGCAGCATCTGCCTTGGGGACAGAGGCTGTTGCCTGTTACTACTGCCATGGAACGAAGATGGAGGTGACCGGATCTGTCAGCCGGGATACGGATATGGGGGAAATGGCCTTTCCGGTCATCTCCGGATGGCCCAACAACGGTGTGGGCCGGGTCAATCCCGACGGAAGTTTGGGAGCATGCACGGCCTGCCATCCCCGCCATGCATTCCCCCAGGCGGTGGCCAGAAAACCGGCGACGTGCAAGGAATGCCATAACGGTCCCGATGTCCCCGCCTATAAGGTGTACGATGCGAGCAAACACGGAAATATCGCCGCTGCCATGCAGGGGAAATGGAATATGGGATCGAGCCCGTGGGTCATCGGCAAGGATTTTACGGCGCCGACATGCGCCGGGTGCCATATCAGTCTTCTGGTTTCGGAAGACGGCAACGTTGTGGCCGAGCGAACCCACCGGATGAACAATCGTCTGGCCTGGCGGATTTTCGGGCTTCCTTACCCGCATCCACAACCGATTCTACCCGATGTGACGGTTATCCGGAATGCCGACGGTCAACCGCTGCCGACGGATCTGGGGGGCGGAATCGCCAAGACGTATTTGATCGACCAGAAGGAACAGCGAAAACGCACCGAAACCATGCAGACAATCTGCAGGGCATGTCACGGCACATCCTGGGTGAGCGGCCATTGGCAGCGGTTTGAGGGCACCATCCAACGAACACACAGCCTGACGAAAACGGCGACCGACATGATGGTCGAAATCTGGAAACGGAAACTGGCCAAAGGCGCCCCGGAGAGCCTTTTCGATGAGCCCATCGAAAAGCTCTGGAGTGGCTTGTGGCTTTACGACGCCAACAACATCCGGTTTACGGCGGCCATGGCCGGCGGCGGGGATTATGCCGTATTTGCCGAAGGCTATGCGCCATTATCGAAACGGCTTGCCGAGATGGCGGAATGGATTTCGAAACAACCCGTGAAAACGAAATGA
- a CDS encoding four helix bundle protein, with the protein MPFGHEQLDVYRLSIQYVAWAYRLAKRLQGADRHARDQLLRASQSIPLNIAEGNGKGTDSDRRRFFEIARGSALECSAIQDCLAACEMLTPDDSEEGKTMLVRIVSMLTMLARHEHGVREDCGAYGGLEGIGG; encoded by the coding sequence ATGCCGTTCGGCCATGAACAACTTGACGTCTACCGCCTTTCGATCCAGTATGTCGCCTGGGCTTACCGGCTGGCAAAAAGACTGCAAGGGGCGGATCGACACGCCAGGGATCAGTTGCTTCGCGCTTCCCAATCGATTCCCCTGAACATTGCCGAGGGGAACGGGAAAGGGACGGATTCGGATCGACGTCGTTTTTTCGAAATCGCTCGTGGATCGGCGCTGGAGTGCTCCGCAATTCAGGACTGTCTTGCGGCTTGCGAAATGCTGACCCCGGATGACAGCGAGGAAGGCAAGACGATGTTGGTGCGAATCGTTTCGATGCTGACGATGCTGGCACGGCACGAACACGGCGTGAGGGAGGATTGTGGGGCGTATGGCGGTTTAGAAGGGATTGGGGGATGA